TTTAAACTCCTGTTTCATTCGTACCCCACCATCACGAATTAAAGTAATCATATCTTCCTGAATTTTAAGAGTAGTAATTGTATCTTCCGTTTCAACTAACTCTTCTTTATACCTTAGATAGTACCCTATCTTTTTTTTATAAAGCTGTCCATCAACAGCAAAAGAATGTCTTTCTTGATTACCTACATCATCAGTTTGAATATTCTCCACATTTACTACTACTTGCAAAGTATCTACCCCCGACTTAACTTTCGACTTCAACATTATTATATTATATCTGTTTAAATTTAATTTTTCAAGAAATCTTTTCTACTCTAATATAAAAGAATAATCAAATCATTTAAATAATTTAATTAACACGGCTG
This genomic interval from Selenihalanaerobacter shriftii contains the following:
- a CDS encoding DUF1934 domain-containing protein, whose translation is MQVVVNVENIQTDDVGNQERHSFAVDGQLYKKKIGYYLRYKEELVETEDTITTLKIQEDMITLIRDGGVRMKQEFKAGDSSPFDYVTPYGKLSFKLVVNEVEIKTDANSGDIKLEYVLKDGNDRLISQNQLIITYEEDLNG